One Mobula hypostoma chromosome 5, sMobHyp1.1, whole genome shotgun sequence DNA segment encodes these proteins:
- the fktn gene encoding fukutin isoform X2: protein MARISKTAILSLLSVMSSIFLLFQLYYYKQYFSTKNGADTSDFKKSYSSEDSVPWKVVKKFLGLVSTHNIPLYLIDPLVLGQMNENIHKDTSTASGLSCQYLCTPREVTTFALLGKFWKNEREAEEQGFQWMELSGKDPRLAGMDGLSGTEIPLHYIFKLQSHAIHLVVFYERSGNYLWHGQLRLKQNADKMFIHFRKLHFGRYPGAYNKPELHLALVDGLEIHVPKEIAHFLEEFSHSRFVECRYKEAKMFYQVYPEDTSQDATDFKKKAKHLLHLAARTLDKQKVPFWLSSGTCLGWFRQCNIIPYSKDVDLGIMIKDYKPDIITEFQRAGLTLKHKFGKEDDSLELSFQLADLKLDIFFFYEEDDYMWNGGTQVKTGKKFKYIFPKFILCWTEFLELKVRVPCKTLAYVEANYGKNWEIPVTSWDWKSSPSNVQENGIWPPSEWDEVIQIH from the exons AATGGAGCAGACACTTCTGATTTCAAAAAAAGTTATTCCTCGGAAGATAGCGTGCCCTGG AAAGTGGTCAAAAAGTTTCTTGGCTTGGTATCAACCCACAACATTCCTTTGTATTTGATTGATCCTTTGGTTTTGGGACAAATGAATGAGAATATTCACAAGGACACAAGCACAGCCAGTGGTCTAAGCTGCCAGTATCTGTGCACTCCCAGAGAGGTTACCACATTTGCACTGTTGGGCAAATTCTGGAAAAATGAA AGAGAAGCTGAAGAGCAGGGTTTCCAGTGGATGGAGCTAAGTGGTAAAGACCCACGACTGGCTGGAATGGATGGTCTTTCTGGAACTGAGATTCCACTACACTACATCTTCAAGCTGCAGAGTCACGCCATCCACCTGGTGGTGTTTTATGAGAGGAGCGGTAACTACCTCTGGCACGGGCAGTTGCGGCTGAAGCAAAATGCAGACAAAATGTTCATACATTTCCGAAAATTGCACTTTGGTCGCTACCCTGGAGCCTATAACAA acctGAGCTACACCTAGCTTTAGTTGATGGACTGGAAATCCATGTCCCTAAGGAAATAGCACACTTCCTTGAGGAGTTTTCTCACTCCAGGTTTGTTGAATGTAGATACAAGGAAGCAAAGATGTTTTATCAG GTATACCCTGAAGACACAAGTCAAGATGCCACagattttaagaaaaaagctaagcATTTGCTTCATCTGGCTGCAAGGACATTGGATAAACAGAAGGTGCCATTCTGGCTCAGCAGTGGAACGTGTCTTG GATGGTTCAGACAATGTAACATAATCCCATACAGTAAAGATGTGGACTTGGGAATAATGATAAAGGATTATAAGCCTGATATCATCACTGAGTTCCAGAGGGCAGGACTAACACTGAAACACAAATTTGGCAAA GAAGACGACAGTCTTGAACTTTCCTTTCAGTTAGCTGATTTGAAGCTGGACATATTCTTTTTCTATGAGGAGGATGATTACATGTGGAATGGAGGAACCCAGGTCAAAACTGGCAAAAAGTTCAA ATACATATTTCCTAAATTTATTCTCTGCTGGACTGAATTCCTAGAGCTGAAGGTTCGAGTCCCCTGTAAAACACTTGCATATGTGGAAGCAAACTATGGCAAGAACTGGGAAATTCCTGTAACCAGCTGGGATTGGAAAAGTTCCCCATCTAATGTTCAAGAAAATGGAATTTGGCCTCCCAGCGAATGGGATGAAGTTATCCAGATCCATTGA
- the fktn gene encoding fukutin isoform X3 — MARISKTAILSLLSVMSSIFLLFQLYYYKQYFSTKNGADTSDFKKSYSSEDSVPWKVVKKFLGLVSTHNIPLYLIDPLVLGQMNENIHKDTSTASGLSCQYLCTPREVTTFALLGKFWKNEVFLKREAEEQGFQWMELSGKDPRLAGMDGLSGTEIPLHYIFKLQSHAIHLVVFYERSGNYLWHGQLRLKQNADKMFIHFRKLHFGRYPGAYNKPELHLALVDGLEIHVPKEIAHFLEEFSHSRFVECRYKEAKMFYQVYPEDTSQDATDFKKKAKHLLHLAARTLDKQKVPFWLSSGTCLGWFRQCNIIPYSKDVDLGIMIKDYKPDIITEFQRAGLTLKHKFGKEDDSLELSFQLADLKLDIFFFYEEDDYMWNGGTQVKTGKKFKKPLHS, encoded by the exons AATGGAGCAGACACTTCTGATTTCAAAAAAAGTTATTCCTCGGAAGATAGCGTGCCCTGG AAAGTGGTCAAAAAGTTTCTTGGCTTGGTATCAACCCACAACATTCCTTTGTATTTGATTGATCCTTTGGTTTTGGGACAAATGAATGAGAATATTCACAAGGACACAAGCACAGCCAGTGGTCTAAGCTGCCAGTATCTGTGCACTCCCAGAGAGGTTACCACATTTGCACTGTTGGGCAAATTCTGGAAAAATGAA GTGTTCCTGAAGAGAGAAGCTGAAGAGCAGGGTTTCCAGTGGATGGAGCTAAGTGGTAAAGACCCACGACTGGCTGGAATGGATGGTCTTTCTGGAACTGAGATTCCACTACACTACATCTTCAAGCTGCAGAGTCACGCCATCCACCTGGTGGTGTTTTATGAGAGGAGCGGTAACTACCTCTGGCACGGGCAGTTGCGGCTGAAGCAAAATGCAGACAAAATGTTCATACATTTCCGAAAATTGCACTTTGGTCGCTACCCTGGAGCCTATAACAA acctGAGCTACACCTAGCTTTAGTTGATGGACTGGAAATCCATGTCCCTAAGGAAATAGCACACTTCCTTGAGGAGTTTTCTCACTCCAGGTTTGTTGAATGTAGATACAAGGAAGCAAAGATGTTTTATCAG GTATACCCTGAAGACACAAGTCAAGATGCCACagattttaagaaaaaagctaagcATTTGCTTCATCTGGCTGCAAGGACATTGGATAAACAGAAGGTGCCATTCTGGCTCAGCAGTGGAACGTGTCTTG GATGGTTCAGACAATGTAACATAATCCCATACAGTAAAGATGTGGACTTGGGAATAATGATAAAGGATTATAAGCCTGATATCATCACTGAGTTCCAGAGGGCAGGACTAACACTGAAACACAAATTTGGCAAA GAAGACGACAGTCTTGAACTTTCCTTTCAGTTAGCTGATTTGAAGCTGGACATATTCTTTTTCTATGAGGAGGATGATTACATGTGGAATGGAGGAACCCAGGTCAAAACTGGCAAAAAGTTCAA GAAGCCTCTTCATTCATGA
- the fktn gene encoding fukutin isoform X1: MARISKTAILSLLSVMSSIFLLFQLYYYKQYFSTKNGADTSDFKKSYSSEDSVPWKVVKKFLGLVSTHNIPLYLIDPLVLGQMNENIHKDTSTASGLSCQYLCTPREVTTFALLGKFWKNEVFLKREAEEQGFQWMELSGKDPRLAGMDGLSGTEIPLHYIFKLQSHAIHLVVFYERSGNYLWHGQLRLKQNADKMFIHFRKLHFGRYPGAYNKPELHLALVDGLEIHVPKEIAHFLEEFSHSRFVECRYKEAKMFYQVYPEDTSQDATDFKKKAKHLLHLAARTLDKQKVPFWLSSGTCLGWFRQCNIIPYSKDVDLGIMIKDYKPDIITEFQRAGLTLKHKFGKEDDSLELSFQLADLKLDIFFFYEEDDYMWNGGTQVKTGKKFKYIFPKFILCWTEFLELKVRVPCKTLAYVEANYGKNWEIPVTSWDWKSSPSNVQENGIWPPSEWDEVIQIH; encoded by the exons AATGGAGCAGACACTTCTGATTTCAAAAAAAGTTATTCCTCGGAAGATAGCGTGCCCTGG AAAGTGGTCAAAAAGTTTCTTGGCTTGGTATCAACCCACAACATTCCTTTGTATTTGATTGATCCTTTGGTTTTGGGACAAATGAATGAGAATATTCACAAGGACACAAGCACAGCCAGTGGTCTAAGCTGCCAGTATCTGTGCACTCCCAGAGAGGTTACCACATTTGCACTGTTGGGCAAATTCTGGAAAAATGAA GTGTTCCTGAAGAGAGAAGCTGAAGAGCAGGGTTTCCAGTGGATGGAGCTAAGTGGTAAAGACCCACGACTGGCTGGAATGGATGGTCTTTCTGGAACTGAGATTCCACTACACTACATCTTCAAGCTGCAGAGTCACGCCATCCACCTGGTGGTGTTTTATGAGAGGAGCGGTAACTACCTCTGGCACGGGCAGTTGCGGCTGAAGCAAAATGCAGACAAAATGTTCATACATTTCCGAAAATTGCACTTTGGTCGCTACCCTGGAGCCTATAACAA acctGAGCTACACCTAGCTTTAGTTGATGGACTGGAAATCCATGTCCCTAAGGAAATAGCACACTTCCTTGAGGAGTTTTCTCACTCCAGGTTTGTTGAATGTAGATACAAGGAAGCAAAGATGTTTTATCAG GTATACCCTGAAGACACAAGTCAAGATGCCACagattttaagaaaaaagctaagcATTTGCTTCATCTGGCTGCAAGGACATTGGATAAACAGAAGGTGCCATTCTGGCTCAGCAGTGGAACGTGTCTTG GATGGTTCAGACAATGTAACATAATCCCATACAGTAAAGATGTGGACTTGGGAATAATGATAAAGGATTATAAGCCTGATATCATCACTGAGTTCCAGAGGGCAGGACTAACACTGAAACACAAATTTGGCAAA GAAGACGACAGTCTTGAACTTTCCTTTCAGTTAGCTGATTTGAAGCTGGACATATTCTTTTTCTATGAGGAGGATGATTACATGTGGAATGGAGGAACCCAGGTCAAAACTGGCAAAAAGTTCAA ATACATATTTCCTAAATTTATTCTCTGCTGGACTGAATTCCTAGAGCTGAAGGTTCGAGTCCCCTGTAAAACACTTGCATATGTGGAAGCAAACTATGGCAAGAACTGGGAAATTCCTGTAACCAGCTGGGATTGGAAAAGTTCCCCATCTAATGTTCAAGAAAATGGAATTTGGCCTCCCAGCGAATGGGATGAAGTTATCCAGATCCATTGA